The Enterobacter asburiae genome includes a window with the following:
- a CDS encoding protein rep encodes MLYENNKAYEDNVNNGGVPFLATYAAQNGQRLNERKGKSIRLAKLYYLQAETLEGGKADAMKKRAGRVFGCCSHRELAIGSGGYAYNLHTHRCRDRNCVECQRVRAFVLQQKIREITPELIAKTNSKDGLIFGTLTVKNPPITELKDYLKILSKAFARMMKRKEFKQVAIGGFRCFEVTRGESGEDFCHPHIHFLLQVTSAYFSRKSPLYINSDDWATAWTDCLKLEVEKTGRIFNYADYPSGKAFVKILRVQAPDYTRENRKYATIETLQKEGDQVINYVLKYTAKEDENSKKALVRGDAWFFEYDKQIKNIRAISFFGIYKTLIGELAPREYNEKEIKIDLDNNQAKFYSAVWDDEHKYIAIETTEEEALNKKRTNTINSIKTTLLAQFESKNYILDIIIAAMNKGDFLTVNEEINNHNILAERTYKTFKRMEKAGELVERKSGFYQPFHDYLFKSVIYEKMESILTAEELENIKREIELNIEVVEDNPPF; translated from the coding sequence ATGCTTTATGAAAATAATAAAGCATATGAGGATAATGTCAACAATGGCGGAGTGCCATTTTTAGCCACATATGCAGCCCAAAATGGGCAAAGATTGAACGAAAGAAAAGGCAAGAGCATAAGACTTGCCAAGCTCTACTACCTACAAGCTGAAACGCTCGAAGGTGGCAAAGCTGACGCTATGAAGAAACGCGCCGGGCGTGTCTTTGGTTGTTGTTCTCATCGAGAGCTTGCCATAGGTTCGGGCGGGTATGCTTACAACCTACACACCCATAGATGCAGGGATCGCAATTGCGTAGAGTGCCAGCGTGTCCGTGCATTCGTCTTGCAGCAAAAAATACGTGAAATTACGCCTGAGCTTATAGCAAAAACCAACTCAAAGGATGGTTTGATTTTTGGGACGTTAACAGTAAAAAACCCGCCTATTACAGAGTTAAAAGATTATTTAAAAATACTAAGTAAAGCTTTTGCTCGAATGATGAAAAGAAAGGAATTTAAACAGGTTGCCATCGGTGGTTTTCGTTGTTTTGAAGTCACCAGAGGTGAAAGCGGAGAAGATTTTTGTCATCCGCATATTCACTTTTTACTACAAGTGACATCCGCTTATTTTTCCAGAAAATCGCCTCTTTATATTAATTCTGATGATTGGGCGACAGCCTGGACTGATTGTCTAAAATTGGAAGTAGAGAAAACGGGTAGGATTTTTAACTATGCAGACTATCCAAGCGGTAAAGCTTTTGTAAAAATATTGCGCGTTCAGGCACCTGATTATACAAGAGAAAACAGAAAATACGCGACGATTGAAACCCTTCAAAAAGAAGGCGATCAGGTTATAAACTACGTGCTTAAATATACCGCAAAAGAAGACGAAAACAGCAAAAAGGCGCTTGTTCGTGGCGATGCGTGGTTTTTTGAATATGATAAGCAAATCAAGAACATAAGGGCGATCTCTTTTTTCGGGATTTATAAAACTCTTATAGGTGAACTTGCGCCACGCGAATACAATGAAAAAGAAATAAAAATAGATTTAGATAATAATCAGGCTAAATTTTATAGCGCAGTTTGGGACGATGAACATAAATATATTGCTATTGAAACGACCGAAGAAGAAGCTTTAAACAAGAAAAGAACGAACACAATAAACAGCATAAAAACAACATTGCTCGCACAATTTGAAAGCAAAAATTATATTTTAGATATAATAATCGCAGCAATGAATAAAGGTGATTTTTTAACTGTTAATGAAGAAATAAATAATCATAATATCCTTGCGGAACGCACATATAAAACATTTAAAAGAATGGAAAAAGCGGGTGAATTGGTGGAAAGGAAAAGCGGATTTTATCAGCCTTTCCATGATTATTTATTTAAAAGCGTTATTTATGAAAAAATGGAAAGCATTCTAACGGCGGAAGAATTAGAAAATATAAAAAGAGAAATTGAGCTAAATATAGAAGTAGTGGAAGATAACCCACCATTTTAA
- the mobQ gene encoding MobQ family relaxase has protein sequence MAIFHLSFKVLTRTTKTGKSKSSLYLAAYNSREKLKDELTGLTFDYTKKNDLYKSGIILPEGAPASFYDRATLWQNCELAEKRKDSQICRYAIIALCKELNAEQNEGLLKKYLKQNFVKRGMCADYAIHDINGKPHAHIMLTMRKCENGGFSKKKAREWNDPKLAEVWRRQWSVLVNKTLRENGHNNTITHLSFLRQKELAIAKAHEALENNDIKKAEDLINVAKKLATKKPVKRKPTVKFLKDKVRKKNINPELRQRLRQQKEQKEETNKKENKLNLIFRNLILRFKGSKKTEITKMTEADFFKNMKTDEEEAENLELNKYINKELENELNQKNDITHAPTRDRVRNRTQKSYKS, from the coding sequence GTACAACAAAAACAGGCAAAAGCAAAAGCTCGCTATATTTAGCTGCTTATAACAGCAGAGAGAAATTAAAAGACGAGTTAACAGGTTTAACTTTTGATTACACCAAAAAAAACGATTTATATAAAAGTGGTATTATTTTACCAGAAGGTGCGCCTGCCAGTTTTTATGACAGGGCTACACTATGGCAAAATTGCGAGTTGGCAGAAAAACGCAAGGACTCGCAAATATGCAGATATGCCATTATTGCATTATGTAAAGAGCTAAACGCAGAGCAAAACGAAGGGCTTTTAAAAAAATACTTAAAACAGAACTTTGTTAAAAGGGGTATGTGTGCGGATTATGCTATACACGATATAAACGGAAAACCACACGCACATATAATGCTTACAATGCGAAAGTGTGAAAATGGAGGTTTTAGTAAAAAAAAGGCGCGAGAGTGGAATGATCCAAAATTGGCGGAAGTATGGCGGAGGCAGTGGTCAGTATTAGTTAATAAAACATTAAGAGAAAACGGACATAATAACACTATTACCCATTTAAGTTTTTTACGGCAAAAAGAGTTAGCAATTGCAAAAGCCCATGAAGCATTAGAAAATAACGACATTAAAAAAGCGGAGGATTTAATAAACGTTGCTAAAAAATTAGCAACTAAAAAACCAGTAAAACGTAAACCTACGGTTAAATTTTTAAAAGACAAAGTGCGGAAAAAAAATATAAACCCAGAATTGCGCCAAAGGCTCAGACAGCAAAAAGAACAAAAAGAAGAAACAAACAAAAAAGAAAACAAATTAAATTTGATTTTTAGAAATTTAATATTAAGGTTTAAAGGAAGTAAAAAAACAGAAATAACAAAAATGACCGAAGCCGATTTTTTCAAAAATATGAAAACAGACGAAGAAGAGGCCGAAAATTTAGAATTAAATAAATATATAAATAAGGAGTTAGAGAATGAGCTTAATCAGAAAAATGACATTACACACGCACCCACGAGGGATCGAGTTAGAAACAGGACGCAAAAGAGTTATAAGTCATAG